In the Gibberella moniliformis mitochondrion, complete genome genome, GTATTTTTTTCTAGCTTACGCAGTCCTCTGTGGTATTTCATAGCAAGCTAGCTATGCTTTATAAAAAAAAATTTTTTTTATAGCCCTCCGAGAGCTTTAGCTTTTAGGCTTACTTCGTTCTAGCAAGCTACTAAAATATTGCTTTAGCTAAAAGCAAGTAAGCTAAAAGCTAAAGCTGGACTATATTTTTATTATTTTTATAAGGAGGGCTAACGAAGTAGGCTATTCTCTACGGAATCCGCAAGCAGCTCTTTGTAGCCCACATATATAAAGCTAAAAGCTAGAGCTACCTTTACAACGGGCGGCAATTCTATTATATTTATACTACAGTCCCTGTAGCTTCTAATTCCTGCTATCTATGTGTAGCTCGATCGAGCCTGCTAACAAAGCGTATTTATAGCAGTGAAAGGTGAAAGCTACAGTTAAAGGGTGTAGATAAAAAGATATAATTAGAAATTATATATTAAAAATTTATATATGAAACACTTATTTAATACATTTATTAATTTTGATGCACCTATGCCTTGAGGTATTTATTTCCAAGACAGTGCTACTCCACAAATGGAAGGATTAGTGGAACTTCATGATAATATTATGTACTATTTAGTTTTAATTTTATTTGCTGTAGGATGAATATTATTTTCTATAATAAAAAATTTTGCCTCAACTAAAACACAAATATCACATAAATACTTAAATCACGGTACATTAATCGAATTAATATGAACTATAACTCCTGCAGTTATATTAATATTAATAGCCTTCCCTTCTTTCAAATTGTTATATTTGATGGATGAAGTTAATGACCCCTCTATGACTATTTTAGCTGAAGGTCATCAATGATACTGAAGTTACCAATATCCTGATTTCATAGATTCAAATGAAGAATTTATAGAATTTGATTCTTATATAGTACCAGATTCTGATTTAGAAGATGGAGGATTAAGAATGTTAGAGGTTGATAATAGAGTAATAGTTCCTGAATTAACACATATAAGATTTGTAATAACATCTGGTGATGTTATACATTCTTTTGCTTGTCCATCTTTAGGTATAAAATGTGATGCTTATCCAGGTAGATTAAACCAAGTATCCGTTTTCATAAATAGAGAAGGAGTATTCTATGGGCAATGTTCAGAAATATGTGGTATTCTTCATAGTTCTATGCCTATAGTTATAGAATCTGTAAATATAGATAAATTTGTGCATTGACTATATTCAGTTTAATAGAGCGAGGTATTTTGTTCGCTATGACTAGCTTTCTATAGCTAGCTCTAGTTTCGCCCTATAGGTGAGCTGGCGCCTTCGGAGAAAATCGCTGCGCAAGCTAAAGCTCTTGGAGAAAATCGCTGCGCAAGCTAAAGCTCTCGGAGAAAATCGCGCAAGCTCATAATGTATAAAGTTAAATTAATAAATTAGTAGTAGCGACAGCCCCCTCCTATAAATAGGAGGGAGCTCGCGCTACTAAAGGGATATTAGTTCAATGGTAGAACAAGATGGTACGGTCATCATGATTGTAGTTCAAGTCTACAATATCCTTAGTACATTTATAAGTAAGGCTTTAGCTTATCCAAGCAAGCTAAAGCTCTGTCTTAGTGATATGAAATATTTGCCTGCTATTAATAAAGGGATATTAGTTTAATGGTAGAACAAGATGCTTCGGTCATCTTTGTTGTAGTTCAAGTCTGCAGTATCCTTAGTATAGTTATAGATAATTTTGTTTATCGATAATTTTGTTTAT is a window encoding:
- the cox2 gene encoding cytochrome c oxidase subunit 2, whose translation is MKHLFNTFINFDAPMPWGIYFQDSATPQMEGLVELHDNIMYYLVLILFAVGWILFSIIKNFASTKTQISHKYLNHGTLIELIWTITPAVILILIAFPSFKLLYLMDEVNDPSMTILAEGHQWYWSYQYPDFIDSNEEFIEFDSYIVPDSDLEDGGLRMLEVDNRVIVPELTHIRFVITSGDVIHSFACPSLGIKCDAYPGRLNQVSVFINREGVFYGQCSEICGILHSSMPIVIESVNIDKFVHWLYSV